ACAACCTGCGCGACGTGAGCGTCGACCTGCCGAAGCGCCGGCTCACCGCGTTCACCGGCGTGTCCGGGTCGGGCAAGAGCTCGCTGGTGTTCGCGACCATCGCCGCCGAGTCCCAGCGGATGATCAACGAGACCTACAGCGCGTTCGTGCAGGGCTTCATGCCGACGCTCGCCCGCCCGGACGTCGACGTCCTCGACGGGCTGACCACCGCGATCATCGTCGACCAGGAGCGCCTGGGGGCGAACCCGCGCTCGACGGTCGGCACCGTGACGGACGCGAACGCGATGCTGCGCATCGTCTTCAGCCGGCTCGGGCAGCCGCACCTCGGCCCGCCGCAGGCGTTCTCGTTCAACGTCGCCTCCGTCAGCGGCGCGGGGGCCGTGACCGTGGAGAAGGGCGGCGCCCCGGTCGCCGAGCGCCGCGAGTTCCGCGTCACGGGCGGCATGTGCCCGCGGTGCGAGGGCCGGGGCACGGTGCAGGACTTCGACCTCGCCGAGCTGTACGACGCCGACAAGGCCCTGGCCGACGGCGCCCTGCGGGTGCCCGGCTACACGATGGACGGCTGGTACGGCCGCATCTTCGCCGGCAGCGGGTTCTTCGACATGACCAAGCCGATCCGGGACTTCACGCAGCAGGAGCTCGCGGACCTGCTGCACCGGGAGCCGACGAAGATCAAGGTGGAGGGCATCAACCTCACCTACGAGGGCCTGATCCCCAAGATCCGCAAGTCGATGCTCGCCAAGGACGTCGACGCCATGCAGCCGCACATCCGGGCGTTCGTCGAGCGGGCGGTCACCTTCACGACGTGCCCCGACTGCGACGGCACGCGGCTCAACGAGGGCGCGCGGTCCTCGAGGGTCCACGGCCTGTCGATCGCCGACGCCTGTGCGATGCAGATCAGCGACCTCGCGGCGTGGGTGCGCGGCCTCGAGGAGCCGTCCGTCGCTCCGCTGCTGGAGTCGCTCGGGGAGACGCTCGACTCCTTCGTCGAGATCGGCCTGGGCTACCTCTCGCTCGACCGGCCGTCCGGCACGCTGTCCGGCGGCGAGGCGCAGCGCACCAAGATGATCCGGCACCTCGGGTCGTCGCTCACCGACGTCACGTACGTGTTCGACGAGCCGACCATCGGCCTGCACCCGCACGACATCCAGCGCATGAACGGCCTGCTGCTGCGGCTGCGCGACAAGGGCAACACCGTGCTCGTCGTCGAGCACAAGCCCGAGGCGATCGCGGTCGCCGACCACGTCGTCGACCTCGGCCCCGGGGCGGGCTCGGCGGGCGGCGAGATCGTGTTCGAGGGCACCGTCGCCGGCCTGCGCGCGAGCGGCACGCTGACCGGGCGGCACCTGGACGACCGCGCCACGCTCAAGCCCGCCGTGCGGCGGCGCACGGGCGTCCTCGAGGTCCGCGGCGCCCGGACGCACAACCTGCGGGACGTCGACGTCGACGTGCCGCTCGGCGTGCTGACCGTCGTGACGGGCGTCGCCGGGTCCGGCAAGAGCTCGCTGATCCACGGGTCGGTCTCGCGGCGCGAGGGCGTCGTGACGGTGGACCAGGGCGCGATCCGCGGGTCCCGCCGCAGCAACCCGGCCACCTACACCGGCCTCCTGGAGCCGGTGCGCAAGGCGTTCGCGAAGGCCAACGGCGTCAAGCCCGCCCTGTTCAGCGCCAACTCGGCGGGCGCCTGCCCCACCTGCAACGGCGCCGGGGTGGTGTACACCGACCTCGGCATGATGGCCGGCGTCGCCACCACGTGCGAGGAGTGCGAGGGCCGGCGGTTCCAGGCGTCCGTCCTGGAGTACACCCTCGGCGGCCGGAACATCGCCGACGTGCTCGCGCTGCCCGTGACCGAGGCGGAGCGGTTCTTCGCGGAGGGCGACGCCCGGACGCCGGCCGCGCACGCCGTCCTGGCCCGGCTCGCGGACGTCGGCCTCGGCTACCTGACGCTGGGGCAGCCGCTCACCACGCTGTCCGGCGGCGAGCGGCAGCGCCTCAAGCTGGCCGTCCACATGGGCGAGCAGGGCGGCGTGTACGTGCTCGACGAGCCGACCACGGGGCTGCACCTCGCGGACGTCGAGCAGCTGCTCGGGCTGCTGGACCGGCTGGTCGACGCCGGCAAGACGGTCGTCGTGATCGAGCACCACCAGGCCGTCATGGCGCACGCGGACTGGATCATCGACCTCGGCCCGGGCGCGGGGCACGACGGTGGTCGCGTGGTGTTCGAGGGCACGCCCGCGGAGCTGGTCGCGGCCCGGTCGACGCTCACCGGCGAGCACCTGGCCGCCTACGTCGGGGCGTGACGACCGTGGACGCGGCGGGCGGGGACGCCGGGCGCGGGACGGCGGTGGAGCTGCTGCTGCTCGCCGACACCCACGTCCCGCGACGGGCCCGCGACCTGCCGGCCGAGGTCTGGGCGGCGGTGGACGCGGCGGACGTGGTGCTGCACGCGGGTGACTGGGTGGACGTCGACCTGCTCGACGCGCTGGAGGCCCGCGCCCGGCGGCTCGTCGCGTGCTGGGGGAACAACGACGGACCGGACCTGCGGGCCCGGCTGCCCGAGGTGGCGCGCGCGACGCTCGGGGGCCTGCGGTTCGCCGTCGTGCACGAGACCGGCCCGCGGACCGGCCGCGAGGCGCGCTGCGCCGAGGCGTTCCCGGACGCCGACGTGCTGGTGTTCGGGCACAGCCACATCCCGTGGGACACGGTCGCGCCGGGCGGCCTGCGGCTGCTCAACCCGGGGTCCCCGACGGACCGGCGGCGGCAGCCCACCGGCACGTACCTCACCGCGCGGGTGGTGGACGGCGCGCTGCGCGACGTCACGCTGCACCCGGTGGCGCCGCGTCGGCCGGCGGCGCCCGCGGGCGGGCCGGGCGGCCGTCCGGCGGCGAGCGCTCCGACGTCGGGCGGGGCCGCGGCGAACGGACCCATCGCGCGCGGGTCCGCGGCGAGCACGTCCCCGGTCGGTCGCGATCACGGCTGACCTGCGCGGCTGACCTGCGCGGCTGTGACACCCGGGGGAACCACCCGCTCCCGGGGTCAGGAACCGCCCCCGGCAGCCGATGACACCATCATGACCGGGCGACCTGGCAGGTGGGCGCCCCCGCGGGTCGCAGTCGTCGGCGGGGCGATGGATGCTGGTGCACGCCCTGCTGCCGGACGGCGCCCCGCGCGACGCGCTGTTCGTGGCGATCGGCGCCGCCTGCGTGGTGGTGCTCGCGCGCGCGGCCTCGCGCATGCCCCCCGGCCGGCGCCGCGCCTGGCGCCTGCTGGCGGCCGGCCTCGCGGCCTGGGTGCTCGGGGACCTGGTGTGGACCGTGCTGGACCGGGTCCTGGGCGTGTCCCCGTTCCCGTCCGTCGCGGACGTCGCGTACGTCGCCTCGTACCCGCTGCTCGCCGCCGGCATGGTCCGCGCGTTCCCCGCCCCGCCCGGCCGGCGGCCCGTCTGGGTGCTCGACGCGCTGCTGGTCACCGGCGGCCCGGTGCTGCTGCTGTGGCTCGCGGTGCTCGGGCCCGCGGTGACGGAGTTCAGCACGGCGCCCGCGGCGACGCTCGTGGGCGCGCTCTACCCGCTGGGCGACGCCCTGCTGCTGGTGGTCCTGGCGCGCACCGCCACGGCGTCCGGCCGGCGCACCGCCGCCCACGTGCACGCGACCTGGGCGGTGCTGCTGATCCTGGTGGCGGACGTCCTGTTCCAGCTCAGTCCCGCCGTGCCGTCCCTCGACCGGTACCTGCACCCGCTGGACACCCTGTGGCTCGGCGGGTACGTGCTGATGGCCGCGGCCGGCCGTCACCCGTCGGCGGCCTCCGAGGCGCCCGCGCGGCCGTCCGCCGACCTGACCGTCGGGCAGATCGCGCTGGTCGCCGCGTCGTGCGCCGTCATCCCGGGCACGCTCCTGGTCGGCGCCCTGACCGGCGCTCCGCTGCGCATCGTCGAGGCCTGCACCG
This is a stretch of genomic DNA from Cellulomonas sp. ES6. It encodes these proteins:
- a CDS encoding excinuclease ABC subunit UvrA, with translation MTTETPAGTPTGPHVADSHDRIRVRGARENNLRDVSVDLPKRRLTAFTGVSGSGKSSLVFATIAAESQRMINETYSAFVQGFMPTLARPDVDVLDGLTTAIIVDQERLGANPRSTVGTVTDANAMLRIVFSRLGQPHLGPPQAFSFNVASVSGAGAVTVEKGGAPVAERREFRVTGGMCPRCEGRGTVQDFDLAELYDADKALADGALRVPGYTMDGWYGRIFAGSGFFDMTKPIRDFTQQELADLLHREPTKIKVEGINLTYEGLIPKIRKSMLAKDVDAMQPHIRAFVERAVTFTTCPDCDGTRLNEGARSSRVHGLSIADACAMQISDLAAWVRGLEEPSVAPLLESLGETLDSFVEIGLGYLSLDRPSGTLSGGEAQRTKMIRHLGSSLTDVTYVFDEPTIGLHPHDIQRMNGLLLRLRDKGNTVLVVEHKPEAIAVADHVVDLGPGAGSAGGEIVFEGTVAGLRASGTLTGRHLDDRATLKPAVRRRTGVLEVRGARTHNLRDVDVDVPLGVLTVVTGVAGSGKSSLIHGSVSRREGVVTVDQGAIRGSRRSNPATYTGLLEPVRKAFAKANGVKPALFSANSAGACPTCNGAGVVYTDLGMMAGVATTCEECEGRRFQASVLEYTLGGRNIADVLALPVTEAERFFAEGDARTPAAHAVLARLADVGLGYLTLGQPLTTLSGGERQRLKLAVHMGEQGGVYVLDEPTTGLHLADVEQLLGLLDRLVDAGKTVVVIEHHQAVMAHADWIIDLGPGAGHDGGRVVFEGTPAELVAARSTLTGEHLAAYVGA